The following proteins come from a genomic window of Geothrix edaphica:
- a CDS encoding DUF1569 domain-containing protein, with the protein MNSLFNPADRDALARRFAELEPGAQRQWGKMDPAQMMKHCSIALGDLLGDRPVKQLFIGKLITPFIRSHVFGEKPFRRNSPTDPIYVVSAPQDFEAERTRLATLIDRVVQRGAAKVDGSVHPFFGQLSGEQWGRLIYKHFDHHLRQFGV; encoded by the coding sequence ATGAATTCACTGTTCAACCCGGCCGACCGCGACGCCCTGGCCCGGCGGTTCGCGGAGCTGGAGCCGGGGGCCCAGCGTCAGTGGGGGAAGATGGATCCCGCCCAGATGATGAAGCACTGCTCCATCGCCCTGGGCGACCTCCTGGGCGACCGCCCGGTGAAGCAGCTCTTCATCGGCAAGCTGATCACGCCCTTCATCCGGAGCCACGTCTTCGGGGAAAAGCCCTTCCGCCGCAACTCCCCCACCGATCCCATCTACGTGGTGTCCGCCCCCCAGGACTTCGAGGCCGAGCGCACCCGGCTGGCGACGCTCATCGACCGTGTTGTCCAGCGCGGCGCCGCGAAGGTTGACGGCAGTGTCCACCCCTTCTTCGGGCAGCTCAGCGGCGAGCAGTGGGGCCGGCTGATCTACAAGCACTTCGACCACCATTTGAGGCAGTTCGGCGTTTGA